A portion of the Ferrimonas lipolytica genome contains these proteins:
- a CDS encoding M48 family metalloprotease encodes MKYIKRHYLAALLCCCSALYSATSAYAATDLPELGTAALNTLSIEQENVLGDAYMRILRQQLPIITDPVMSEYLTDVGNRLVAHSDNVKTPFEFFLINNNEINAFAFFGGHVGVHTALFLFAGNEGELASVLAHEVAHVTQRHLARSIEAQQKNTPATVAGVLGSILLAMAAPEAGIAALQSTLALGQQAQINYTRMNEQEADRIGMKTLVAAGYDPYAFPSFFGTLAAQTRFAAKPPAILLTHPLPESRITDSRNRAARYPRRPVEDSLMFRLAKARVQVRYSNYSNEYAIDVFSRQLKEVDQRFKAASEYGLALTYFKMGQLDKAQTLIRQLIKLDPYNLFYLDTFADVMLETKQFDTAIKQLEQARKNRPDNAVIEINLANAHLKKGDWETARKLLERQRSLDPENSTVYSLLTTVYGRLKMSAKKHIAQAELLALRANYSNGIDELQRAYRQTDDNPLQLARIDARIKQMRVAQQQLNQLK; translated from the coding sequence ACAGATCTCCCCGAATTGGGCACAGCCGCACTCAATACCTTGTCGATCGAGCAAGAAAATGTGCTGGGTGATGCTTATATGCGGATTCTGCGACAACAGCTGCCAATCATTACTGACCCAGTAATGAGTGAATACCTTACTGATGTTGGCAACCGCTTGGTCGCACACTCAGACAATGTCAAAACCCCATTTGAGTTCTTTCTCATTAATAACAATGAGATCAATGCTTTTGCCTTCTTTGGTGGCCACGTTGGGGTGCATACCGCACTGTTCCTGTTTGCCGGCAATGAAGGTGAACTGGCGTCAGTGCTTGCCCACGAAGTTGCCCACGTAACGCAACGTCACTTAGCGCGTTCGATTGAGGCGCAACAGAAGAACACTCCTGCAACCGTTGCCGGTGTCTTAGGATCTATCTTATTAGCTATGGCTGCCCCAGAAGCGGGGATTGCTGCGCTGCAATCAACACTAGCGTTAGGGCAACAGGCGCAGATCAACTACACCCGTATGAATGAGCAAGAAGCTGACCGAATTGGGATGAAAACACTGGTTGCGGCGGGTTACGATCCCTACGCCTTCCCAAGTTTTTTTGGCACCTTGGCCGCACAAACCCGTTTCGCCGCCAAGCCACCCGCCATTTTGCTGACTCACCCATTACCAGAATCGCGAATCACTGACAGTCGCAACCGAGCCGCGCGCTACCCTCGGCGACCGGTAGAAGACAGCTTAATGTTTCGATTAGCTAAAGCTCGGGTGCAGGTTCGCTATTCAAATTACAGCAACGAGTACGCTATTGATGTCTTTAGCCGCCAGCTCAAAGAGGTCGATCAGCGATTTAAGGCTGCCAGTGAATATGGTTTAGCACTAACCTATTTCAAAATGGGCCAATTGGATAAAGCCCAAACTTTAATCCGCCAACTGATAAAGCTCGATCCGTATAACCTATTTTATCTCGATACCTTTGCTGACGTCATGCTGGAAACCAAACAGTTTGATACCGCAATCAAACAACTAGAACAGGCTCGAAAGAACCGACCAGATAACGCCGTAATTGAGATCAACCTCGCTAATGCCCACCTAAAAAAGGGCGATTGGGAGACCGCCAGAAAGCTGTTAGAACGACAACGCAGCTTGGACCCAGAAAACAGCACCGTATATAGTTTACTGACCACCGTATATGGCCGCCTCAAGATGTCAGCAAAGAAGCATATCGCGCAAGCGGAGCTATTGGCATTGCGAGCAAATTACAGCAACGGCATAGACGAGTTGCAACGCGCTTATCGTCAAACCGATGACAATCCACTGCAACTGGCACGGATTGATGCCCGTATCAAGCAGATGCGTGTCGCCCAGCAGCAGCTCAACCAACTGAAATAA
- the arsC gene encoding arsenate reductase (glutaredoxin) (This arsenate reductase requires both glutathione and glutaredoxin to convert arsenate to arsenite, after which the efflux transporter formed by ArsA and ArsB can extrude the arsenite from the cell, providing resistance.) — protein MITTIWHNPRCSKSRQTLELLQQQGIEPTVVKYLDVPPSAAELTQVLAMLGKSAIELTRVKEQLVKELSLNLTDLSETQLIETLTAHPKLIERPVVIHAGKAAIGRPPESVLGLFK, from the coding sequence ATGATTACCACCATCTGGCACAACCCGCGCTGTTCCAAAAGCCGACAAACACTTGAGCTGCTGCAACAGCAAGGTATCGAGCCTACGGTTGTAAAATATCTGGACGTCCCCCCTTCAGCAGCTGAGCTGACTCAGGTATTGGCCATGTTAGGCAAAAGCGCAATTGAACTCACCCGAGTTAAAGAGCAGCTAGTTAAAGAGTTGTCGCTCAACCTAACCGACTTATCCGAAACACAGCTGATTGAAACCCTTACTGCACACCCTAAATTGATAGAACGACCGGTAGTAATTCACGCCGGTAAAGCCGCAATTGGTCGGCCACCAGAATCGGTCTTAGGTCTATTCAAATGA
- a CDS encoding DUF2069 domain-containing protein: MSTMSAPSQRLKATAVTGYLLSLALLSTWSVIGQSSYSVAFQYGLLIPLLFPAVGLLKGKPYTHAWSGFVASLYLLSSATSWWVYPQERIIASATIVVLLIWIVASTYFARSRGRELGLGLKKLKS; this comes from the coding sequence ATGAGCACGATGTCGGCTCCAAGTCAGCGTTTGAAAGCCACTGCTGTTACCGGCTACCTATTATCGTTAGCCTTACTCAGTACTTGGTCTGTCATTGGACAAAGTAGCTATAGCGTTGCCTTTCAGTATGGATTATTGATCCCACTGCTGTTCCCAGCCGTTGGACTCCTCAAAGGCAAACCATATACTCACGCCTGGTCTGGCTTTGTGGCATCACTATACTTACTCAGTAGCGCCACCTCTTGGTGGGTTTACCCACAGGAGCGCATTATCGCTTCTGCAACCATTGTGGTGCTATTAATTTGGATCGTTGCCTCAACCTACTTTGCCCGTTCACGGGGACGTGAACTTGGCTTAGGGTTAAAGAAGCTAAAATCCTAA